A window of the Miscanthus floridulus cultivar M001 chromosome 14, ASM1932011v1, whole genome shotgun sequence genome harbors these coding sequences:
- the LOC136503482 gene encoding vicilin-like seed storage protein At2g18540, with product MLNPSSSRRPPTPSSESDLEANLEDDPDHETASEEEPEPLPVEEVIFNSLETAQKEEEDRHLRAITQKETDDCILKRVVEISKEEEHRREEVERPRQEEEERRRRQEQETERRLTMDTERRRHRAERKKREEEHRQ from the coding sequence atGCTGAACCCATCGTCCTCACGTCGGCCCCCGACGCCGTCGTCCGAATCGGACCTCGAGGCGAACCTTGAGGACGATCCGGACCATGAGACAGCATCGGAGGAGGAACCGGAACCTCTTCCGGTGGAGGAGGTCATCTTCAACTCGTTGGAGACGGctcagaaggaggaggaggaccggcaccTCCGCGCCATCACACAGAAGGAGACTGACGACTGCATCTTGAAGCGCGTCgtcgagatctccaaggaggaggagcaccGCCGCGAGGAAGTGGAGCGCCCccgccaggaggaggaggagcgccgccgccgccaggagcAGGAGACCGAGCGACGTCTCACGATGGATACGGAACGGCGCCGGCACAGGGCTGAGCGAAAGAAGCGTGAAGAGGAGCACCGGCAGTAG